The genomic segment atgaaacgaaagctggaattctgaacttttatcTCATATTCACCtgttgatctgaaacccaaatgtcttcagtatacaccaaaaacaaaggaattgaccttgccgttccaatacttttggaggggactgtatccTCTCGCTCAAAGCCATTTTAGTGCACAGAGGATCCAGAGGGAGTACAATTCGTCTTGAAAGAACCGAAATCtgtgttgcatattttttaccGTGATGGTGCAGTGGATTTCCCGTAGCTCAGGAAAGGAATGTTGTTATTCTTGGTGTACAAGTACATGTAATGTCTATCAAATGACAACATAGGGTAAGtggcattttcattttcttgttggGCTTACATGCAGCCTTGCCTGGACAGTCTCAGAACAAAGCCTGCTGCTGGTGGTGGAATAGGAAGAGTCCCAGTGGGTTATAGAAGGGCGACCTAGGACGAGATATCAGCACTCTTTAGCAAAAGACCCTTTTCTGCACCTTCCGTCATGAGTTTTTCCATGCAAAATGAGCTCAGTTGTCCTATCTACCTTCAGTTCTACTTGGACCCCGTGGTCCTCCCTTGCGGCCACAACTTCTGTCAGGTCTGCATCTttcagctgccttgtgtcaaccgtcgagaccttcaagttcctgggaattacaatctctcaggacctgaagtgggcgaacaacatcaactccgtcctcaaaaaggcccagcagaggatgtacttcctgcggcttctgagaaagcacggcctgccaccggagctgctgagacagttctacacagcggtcatcgaatcggtcctgtgttcttccatcacagtctggtttggtgctgctacaaaaaaggacaaactccgactgcaacggacaatcaaaactgctgaaaggattgtcggtacccccctacccaccattgaggacttgcacgctgccagaactaagacaagggcgtgcaaaatcctctcggaccgtctgcaccccggtcaccagctcttccagctccttccctcaggtaggcgctaccgatcaacgctaactagaactagtagacattccaacagcttcttccctcttgcgatcaacttcttaaacacctaacctataattccattacaacaagctggcaattttttgacttgagttcgttgtcacatttctgtggggccaattatttattacttgtgcactcactgtagttgtctcgccatgctgcactatttgcatataccggccactcgtgccagagtagcatctgctccatttgcacactgattgaggagtatctgtaacatttgcacaaccgacattgtcccagatgatcgcactacttgtcactttaaaccgcatacactccttgaagtctcagcgccctttgcacaatggtcattgcaccggactattgcaatattagtcgttcgaactgctctaagtgctagaggactctgcatctttttgcacaattgttttttgtcaatgtctttatgtccccaaagtgttctgtaaattgactgtttgttgtactagagcggctccaactaccggagacaaattccttgtgtgttttggacatacttggcaaataaagatgattctgattctgattctgattcagaccATGGAGAGCACCGATCAGGCCCTGATATGCCCGGAGTGTCGTCAGGGGTTTCAGGGCGTTGAGTCCCTACAGAAGAACTTGAAACTAGGTAGCATCATCAACAGCTACAGAGCAACTTCATCAAAGTACGACGCTCAACCGGAGAACCGGCAGAATTCAAACCACCATTCTGCGGTGAAGGCATCGCAGACGCGGAACGAGTGCGACATCCACTGTCGTCCCCTTGAGTACTTTGGCTCCACCGACATGAGCTTGCTGTGCTCCAAGTGTTTCACGGAGGGCCGACACCAGCACCATGACGTTCTCACCTTCACCCTTGCTGAGGGGGAGATGAGGCATGCCCTGGAGGTTCGCAGCAAGGTTGATCTCTCGGTTTCATATTTGTCACATTGTTACGTttctggatctttttttttttcatcagctaAATTCAGAatcgatattttttttatgattaccTATTAGACCCCTCAATTATTAAGCTTCAGTTGTTTGGTGCATTGTCAGTGAACTGCACTTTAAAACGCAAATGTTATATGTAATAAGGTTTTGtcaataatacaaacaaatattagCCCTTAAGAGGCTCTTTCTACAAACAtactattataatttattttaggtCATGTAACAATCAACATTTATACCaaaatttgatgaaataaataaataacaggcAGACTGGTGGCATAGTGGTTACCATGTGGGTTATCTCCCAgattccaaaaacctgcatgtggGGCTCAAGAGTCTAATTTGTCCATAGGTGcaaatttgagtgcgaatgatcGTTTGTCTAATGTATACTATATGTGCAGTGTATTTAACTGCAGACCGgtcaaattcaataaataaatgcacaaattcgtatatacacacatgcatacatatttCCTCGAGACAAAATGGAGTGCAAATAGAGCTCTACAGTGCAGTGAAGCAAATAAAATGAGTTACAGTAGCAGATAGTCATAATGAGGTGATTATTTTGCAATTACGATACTATAGGATGCGGAGAGGGagaaatatgcaaatagtcTAGAATGACGAAAGTCAAACTGTCTGATGTTAGAGGGGATCTGTATGTGTGGAAGCTAAAGTGTCACTCGTGAAATTTAGTGTTTGCTGCCATCTTTCTTTGACTAAGATGCACGAGTGACAAGTGATGTCACTTCTCACAAGTTAATTGTGCTCTTGGTTGAAGCCAGTAAATCCTACAACCCAAACCAGTTGTTCTTTCCCCCCTGTATTTGTAACAGGAATATCAAAACCAAGACAGTCTGCCG from the Phycodurus eques isolate BA_2022a chromosome 1, UOR_Pequ_1.1, whole genome shotgun sequence genome contains:
- the LOC133415414 gene encoding E3 ubiquitin-protein ligase TRIM13-like; the encoded protein is MESTDQALICPECRQGFQGVESLQKNLKLGSIINSYRATSSKYDAQPENRQNSNHHSAVKASQTRNECDIHCRPLEYFGSTDMSLLCSKCFTEGRHQHHDVLTFTLAEGEMRHALEVRSKVLREIAQASGGGARPA